Within the Trachemys scripta elegans isolate TJP31775 chromosome 4, CAS_Tse_1.0, whole genome shotgun sequence genome, the region TTACAGTAGCCAAAGGGGAAGCAGTACTAGAGTTGCTCTCTGCAGCAGAGAGGGAGATGCCATTTTGTGTCTCATAACTAGCAGGGTTGGTCTCCCAACTCCACAAAGAAGAGACGGAGCCCTAAGGCTCCACTGATCCTGGGAGGGCTGGCTGCCAGCTGAGCCCAGTAGGCCTTCCCTGCACTTGGAGACAGGAGTCAGCTGGGACTTGAGGCCATCTGCAATTTACCTCTATCCTTTCCAGGAATAACATGTTTTATATCCTATAGTCTGTTTGGTCCTAGATTCCCTGTAACTATAAATTGTAATGCCAAATGTGTGTTAGTTTTGCACTGGGCTGGAGGCCAGGTGAAGGCACCAAGTGCAAAGAACCCAGGCCTATTGAGAGAGGAGGGAAGAATTAAGGGGCTTCACCCCTTGAGGATCAGGGCGCCCTAGGAGTGGGATAAACACTAATGAGAAAGAGGAAGACTACTGATTATTCCATGTTCTGAGATGTGCCCATAATCTGTTTTATAAGGGGTAATTTCTTCTGTTGATCTGCATGTATTCCACACTGAGTGGAAAATAAGATGGCTTTCTGTCTCACCTTCATCTGTTTGATAACAGCCACTTGATGTAtctttgtatttttcattttctcacctccctccccatttcAATTGTCAATTTATTGcataattatgtttaaaaaatccTAACCTCTTTCTTACCCCTTCCTGCTCTGTCCTTCTCACCCAACCTATCCTGcttctgtcccctcccactgGAGTCCCTTGGCTCCTCCCCTCTTTCTTGCTCCTGCAAAACCACTTCCCCTATTCCTCCCCCTCTGCATTCcagtcaggcagcttcctccttctCATCACTGCCTGCGTGCCAACATGGGGAGCATTAAGACTGCAGAACAGTTTTCCTGCTCCCATTTTCCATATCCGGCACTACAATAGGCCCCAAGCAATTGGCGCAATTGCAGGGAAattcctgctcagcccctggacTGGAGCATGGCAGTGCACACGAAATATGGGAGACTGTAATTGCCAAGCCCTAACAAGTCTCTTCTGAGCATCTGCAAACTACAGTTGTTGgagaacttggccaaatttgtgtGGACTTTCAGAGAGATAGCAAAAGGTGCATCGCTGACACCAGGGTGTACCCCTGCCAAACTTCAAGTTCCTTCTGCAAAGCATGGAGGCCCTGGAGCTTCCTAATTATAtagttgaatatttttttaatatgggcaaaacaatgcattttccccATATCCTTGTTCTTGAAAATAAGTGAACCATAGTAGCtgaaacttcctttaaaaaaattaaatagaatttTAGAACGAGCCAGATAGCTAGCATAGGAAAGTTCATCCCAAATGGTTAAAGCTGGCGGTTATACACAGGTAGCCTTAACTATTGGcagcactcccagctctgcctataatgaATACCCTACAGGCATCTAGGCCCAGCATAAGCCTAGATAGGAAACTGCTGTCACTAATTCTGTCAATTTGATCTTGAATATTTCTGATTCAATGGTGAGACCATTTTAAGAAGACGTAGCTCtttccagaaaaacaaaatatttctgaagtgCTGAGATCATATTCTGTTGTTCCTGATGATCATGCTAAACCATGCTATTCAACCATAATTTCCTAGTCAAAACTCTTAACcttcataaaatcaaaatataagtttagggccaaattctgactctCACAAATAATTCCATTTGAAATCTGCTTATACTACTTGTCTGTGTAGTATAAGCAGATTTAGAACTCTGAATATTAACACACTAAACCCAGAAAATTTAAGGTCTCTCTTCTATGTCAAAATATTAGAACCCAGATCTATGAGCATGGTGACTTGAACAGCCGTGCAGTTTGTGGCAATGTCTTTGGGAgggaaataaacagaaatgtgATACCTTCAAATTTACCCTTAAAGTGTGCTAGAAGAATAGATAATTTTATTTGACCACTGACTATTTAAGATGAATAACAAAGTAGTATGTGGAAGAGGAGATGAATTATTTTTCTCATGGTGTCTCTCTCTAACATTGCCCTTTtgtacataatatttttgttttgttttgtagtcCATGTACGATAGACAGGGTATTGCTGTGATGCCACCTACTGTACCTGGGACTCCTCAAGGTCTTTTTCTAGGTATACCTCGGGGTACAATGAGAAGACAAAAATCTATAGGTAAAATTTTTCTCATGTAAATTCTACACATTCATTTTGGCACCTTTTATTAACTTCTGTTCATGCTTAAAACATTTTGACTCCATTTTTCCTCAACTTAATTCAGTCATTAGTTAATTCTGATCCAAAGCTGAAGAAACAAATCAGTTTGCATGAAAACTAGTACAACTTCCATGTTTTGCTTTGATTGCTTTAGGCAAGAGTTATGGGGTTGTAACGGCTATGGAAAGTTGCCAGAATTTTGGAAGGCCAGAATTTTGGAAGTGCAAAGAAAAAGAATTGAGGAAGAACTATTGTGATAAATCAGCTATAGCTAAGAGTCATTCAGACGTGTGTATTGACAtgaaaataccatcatctgctaTGCAAGGTGTGATATGCACCCTACTGGTcataaatgtataaaataagCTCACTTTTTAAATTCAAAGTGATCATTTTTCTTCACGGGGGGGGGGCTTAGTTTTTGGtgcattttctgttaaaattgATCTACTTTACTCAAGGTATTTCTGAACTAATGAGCAGCATTGTGCTTGTGTAAAGCTGTTCAGCAAAATACCCACGATATTTTCAAATGTTGTCTTATGGCATAACCACCTTTTATACAAAATGCCATCCTCTTTGAGCAAAATCAGAAATTTTTTATtacatagagcagtggttctgaaCCTGTGGGTTGCCTGTgtcccaatcagcacacagctgtggcccatatGACACCCTCAGGGCCATTCAGGTAGTGTATATacagtgtggatgtggcccatataACAgacagctgcatatgcagcccacaatagtaaataggttgagaaccactaataCAGAGGGTAACATTCTCTAAAACATCTAAGGGACTTAGGaggttcctaagtgcctaaaacacttttgaaaagggAACTTAGACTTCTACGTCACTTAattgtatttgaaaaatgttatccaaaattaaaatgtcactttttatGTAATATTGATGGTTCTATATATTCCTTTTACTAAAACAGTACAGGCAAAATTCCCAGAAATGCTTTAATATTGTACTTGCTGTGTAAGCATAGCATTACTTTGTGTGTTTCTGGATTGCTATAGCCAGACACACAGTTTCTCTGTATAAGAATTCCTTCCCTTCTTGATATATTTCAGAGAAAATTCCCTTCTATGCAATTACCTCACACTCATACAGAATCTTTAATGTTGCTCTGAgtagtttttgtcttttttcataCTTTCAGTTTCTTTTGAAGAGAAATACATTGGCCCTGAAAGTacataaaacaaaagcatttgccTACAATCAGTAATCAGTTCAGTTTTGTTACTGTTTCACTCCTCTCTAATACTAGCATGTGGCTTTATGGAAAATCAACATTAGAAAACTTTTAATGAGCAGGAATGAACAAGCCAGCCAcgttttattatttcaaatatgcttcatgccatgtctacactgccctcaGGAGCAAGCCTCCCTACTCAGGTCAACAAACTTGGTCTAGCAGGGCTCAccctagcactctaaaaatagctgtgtaaacagtgctttgaagttgttgCTCTGACTCCGAAGCTTAGGGAGGGTGGcagggtgggcttcagagcctgagctccagcccaacccACAATTTCAAAattctgtctacactgctatttttagtgcagtagcATGAGCTCTCCTAGCCCAGatctgttgacctgggctgggaggctcactcctgcaggatgtgtagacattcccttaggGTCATATCTTTAGTGGAAATAATATAACATTGGATTTAAGTACATTgcaaatttttaaagtttttcctttgttcattttcttttttttaggaaTAACAGAGGAAGAACGTCAATTTTTGGCTCCTCCTATGTTGAAATTTACCAGAAGTCTATCCATGCCAGACACTTCTGAAGATATCCCCCCTCCACCACAGTCTCTAcccccttcaccaccaccaccttctccctccctttataaCTCTCCCAAATCTCCAACATCAAGAAGCTATGGAACAATTAAACCTGCATTTAATCAGAATTCAGGTtcaaaggtttcttcaggtagaTCTGAACATATGGGAACAATAATGAGGGACAAAGGGATGTATTACAGAAGAGAATTGGACCGTTATTCTCTAGATTCTGAGGACTTGTATAGTAGGAATGTCGCGTTGCAGGCAAACTTCAGAAACAAGAGGGGTCAGATGCCGGAAAACCCATATTCTGAAGTTGGGAAGATAGCAAGCAAAGCAGTTTACGTGCCAGCCAAACCAGCAAGGCGGAAGGGAATGCTAGTGAAACAGTCTAATGTCGAGGATAGTCCAGAAAAGACCTGTTCTATTCCAATTCCAACAATTATTGTGAAAGAACCATCTACCAGCAGTAGTGGGAAAAGCAGCCAAGGAAGCAGTATGGAGATTGACCCTCAGTCTTCAGAGCAGCCTGGACAGCTCAGACCTGATGATAATTTAAACGTCAGTAGTCCATTTGCAGCGGCCATTGCTGGAGCAGTGAGGGACAGGGAAAAGAGATTAGAAGCTAGGCGTAATTCTCCAGCTTTCCTTTCTACAGACTTGGGAGATGAGGATGTTGGCCTGATGCCCCCAATACCACGTATGAGGCAATCTAAATTTACCGATGAGGACGTATTTAGTAATGAAGATAGTTTTAGGCAACTTATGTCACCATCTCCAATTCCCGCACCTAGAGAATCTGAAAATCTTTTTAATAGTAGTGAACCTAGCAATGAAAGTGATGCAAGGACATTAAACTCCTCATCCATAAAAAAAGTTACTGAAAACAATATGGTTGCAACTCAGACCGTTAATGTGTCCAGTTCGGATAATTATGTTCACCCACTCACAGGAAAGCTATTAGATCCAAACTCACCTCTAGCACTCGCGCTCTCTGCGAGAGATAGAGCCATGAAAGAACAAACGCAACAAACTCCAGGCAAAGGAGAAACCGGTAAAGCAGACCTTAATAAACCACTTTATATTGATACAAAGTTGAGATCTAATAATGAAACAACATTTCCTGTgactgctgctgctaccaggCAAAATACACGTGGCCCACTGAGAAGGCAGGAGactgaaaacaaatatgaaacagatatggggaaagagaagaagcctgaagaaaagaaaaacatgctGATAAATATTGTGGATACTTCACAGCAGAAATCAGCTGGTTTACTAATGGTTCATACTGTGGATGCAGCAAAGTCTGATGACACCCTTGAAGATGATGAGAAGAGAGTTGAAATGGAAATGAACCCAGATAATTCTCCATCAGAGATGCCAGAAGATAGTGAAGAAGCAGAAAGTGGGTTGAATGTATCTGCTACACCTGAGCCACCTGCATCTCCCTGCAAAACTATTGTAGCAGCTAGCTCTGTTGATGACCCTGTCATTTTGCCATTTCGCATCCCTCCACCTCCTTTAGCATCTATTGATATTGATGAAGAATTTATTTTTACTGAGCCATTACCTCCTCCCTTAGAATTTGCTAACAGTTTTGATATCCCCGATGACCGTTCAGCTCCAGGTTCTGCTCTAACGGACTTACTtaagcaaagaaaaaatggaacACCTACATCTGTTTCATTTAACCCCAATCAATCAACAAATTCTTTAGACAGTAAAAAACAAGTGGGTCTTTCAAACTGTTTGCCTGCCTCATTTCTGCCACCCCCTGAAAGTTTCGATCATGTCACCGACTCTGGTATTGAGGAGGTAGACAGTCGATCTAGTAGTGACCATCACTTAGAGACAACCAGCACTATCTCAACAGTGTCCAGCATCTCTACCTTATCCTCTGAAGGTGGTGAGAACTTGGATACTTGTACAGTCTATGCAGATGGGCAAACATTTCTGGTGGACAAACCCCCAGTACCTCCTAAGCCAAAAATGAAGCCCATAATCAACAAAAGcaatgcactttacaaagatgCTCTAATTGAAGAAACTGTAGATAGCTTTGTTATCCCTccacctgctccacccccacctcctatcaTTGCACAGCCCAGTACGGCTAAAGTTTTACAGCAAAGGACCTCCAAGCTATGGGGTGATGTAACTGAGGTAAAAAGCCCAATTCTCTCAGGCCCAAAGGCTAACGTTATTAGTGAATTGAACTCAATACTACAACAAATGAACAGAGAGAAATCTTCAAAGCCAGGGGAAGGGTTGGAGTCGCCTACTGGAACAAAAACTGCAAGTCTCAGTACAAGGTAAATGAAACTAAAAGAATTAAAACAAGATCTGTACTTCTTTCAAGATGTAGTTACTCTGTTTCTTAAACAAGAGCATGCTTTTGAGAATTTACATAAGCAGGCTCCACCATAACAATTTTGATAACATTAAAGATCAGCCTAGGGTATAAATACACTATATAATTGACAATTTTCCCCCCGCTTATTCTGCTAGTTTCCAGtataaaataatgtacattttcattggaaaaatgagCCCACTTTCTGAGGCCACCACATTGGCCAATAAGTCTACCCCTAGCTACCAGCTACAGTTAGCTCCATTGTAATTCCCTTTGCTAGAATGCAACCCctttaacacacacattttagaTCTCTGTGGAAGTTCCTTTCGAGGACAGTTCAGTAAACAGCAAAAGCAAGAAGCAGAAACCAGCGGGAAGTTTAtaattatttgtttccattttaagtTCTGTTTTTGTGGACACTAGATTGAAGGGCTTGTGTACATGGAGCAGCAATgtgcactaatgtgttgcacattaattggttcATAGATTCCGCAGATGCAcattaaaagttccctaatgCCCTTTAATGTAGTGCTGCTcaaaacagtactatgttaaagttCAGTAGGGAATTTTTAGTGTGAACCAGCACGGTCTACATACTtgaattaatgtgcaacacattaatgctgtttagaaatcacacccaGTAGTGCTCGCATTACCCCAATGTGTAGACAAGCAccaagaagcagggccggctccagggttttggccgccccaagcagccaaacaaaaaaacaaacaaacaaaaaaagccacgatcgcgatctgcggtggcaattcggcgggaggtcctttgctccgagcaggagtaagggaccgtccgctgaattgccgccgaacagctggacgtgccgcccctctccgaagtagccgccccaagcacctgcttagtaagctggtgcctgaagccggccctgccaagaAGACCCGATCTGCCTTCTTAGCTGTGGCAGAATTCATATTGACTTGAAACCGAGTTTTGCCTGAGAGAGGAGAGCAGGAAAATGCCCAAAATGAATACTGTAGTAATGTATGATGCCTACTATATGGAGACTGTAGTCAAAATATTGGATATATTGtattgtttactttttaaaagaaaactcccCATAAAATATATGGCCAATTGTAAACAGAGCAAACCTAAAATTCTTTGGAGAAGCTGATCTGAAGTGAGGATGGTTGCCTACAACTGGACAAGAGTTCTCTCAATTGCTATCACTTTGAGACACAGAGTATCCATTATTTTGATGTGAATTATTTAGGTTTATGTTTAAGAACTGGTGTGGTTTTTCTTTTACAACACTATTTATACAACAGAGTTCTTGCAGTTTTACTCAACAATTATAATTGTATTGAAATTTTATTCAGTTCCATAACTGATGGTGGTGGataaaatatcacttttcacttaAGTCTTACTTCACACTCTCAGCATAGCATTATTCGATTTAGTTAGATAACTTATTTAATCAGTAATATTAAATGTAATCCTTATAGTATGACAAGACATGAACCACAAAGCAATTTCATGAAGCTTTTTGTTGAAATCACATTATGTTACCACTAAGCtgttgatttaaataataatatctgTATGCAATATCTTTAAATCACCTGGTATTTTacagttttcagtttttttatttatatttcaattgcaCATATTTGTTTACTGAACAATCTGTGAAAGAAAATTTCAGGGGGCTAGAAAAGTTTCTAGATCAGCACTCCTTTTGCAGCCTGGCTTTGTTTACAATTGGCCATATATTTTTTATGGAATTGATTTCCAAAGAATACCTACACAAGTCCTATGAGGAGATCCCATACGATATCTTGTATCCTTGTACATTCAAATGTATATTGTATTACACTGAACACAAAAATTGTCATTAAAAATGAGCTGGAAGAACAAGGGTACAATAACTCTTGATCACAGGCATGTGCAGAGGCCTGCAGGTAAATGGGAAAGTGTTTATATTTTGCTAAAGTAACTATAGGTAAGCCACACATATCTGAAAAGTGGATATATTCCTCTAAATCCTAGATTTGGGTTAAAAATTGTTTATCTTTAACTCCAGTTTTCTGAATGTTACCATTGTCCTACAAGAGATGTGAATAATTGGGCTTAATTATTGAATAATAATTCAATAATAATTATTGAATAATTCTAATAATTATAAGAAAATATGATATCCTCTTTGTGGTATGGAGAGCTTTGGCATTGTACAGAGTTTGAGTGGCTGCTGACCTGCAAGTCCATCTTTGTCTGCAATGTTATTAATTGCTTGATCTGACCTGCCAGGTGGAAATCCATTTTTGTTTGGAGCGTCTGTGCAAAACTGTAATGCTACCATATATTAAAGTTACTATCCAAATTATTCCCCCCACGAATTACTGTGCTGGGCAGGCAGTAGCCCCAAAAGAAGAAATACAGCATGGCTCCCACTCTTGGGATACATCAGGGAGATGTTTGGCATTCTAGAAAGAGTGGCTATTTTAATACCAAATGATCTCTCATTTAGGAAGCAGTATTAGCTCAAGCCTCAGAGGATGGTAGTTATAGTTTGTTCTTTCCCACTGGATATAAGCTGTTGAACTGGTGGCCATGAAGGAAGGTATGAAGAATCATACAGCATTCCTAGAATGAAGATATGGGTAAAAAATTCCAGGAGCGTGGAATTCCTTTCAGTTGTGCTTGACACAAACAGAGAACATAAGTTGAGTTGTCTGCTGCACTTGAGAGGCCTTAATACAAAAAAGACAAATTCAATGAAATTTATACAAATTGACCAACATATTTTGGTTGCTTAAGGTAGATGGTCTTTTACCAAAGGTGGAGCAGAAACTGAACTTAGTATAATTGAGGATGTCTTTGGTAATCCTGTAAAACAGGAAGTTGCCTAATCATAAATGACAAGGTCAGACTGTATAGTCTCTTTCTGTTGCCTTCATGActgcagggttgttgtttttttaaatgtgtgcagTTCTTGCTTTTCTTTGTCTAAAGTCACATTAAACAGCTAGTGTACCTGGCTTTATATGCCTAatcttatttaattattttatatttaggaGTTCTTTTCCAGGTGAGTAATGCTGGAAGATCTAGATGGTATAGCAGACAGCAAAATTACGCATGTGTTTACAATGTGAtatgacagtaaaaaaaaaatggcctatAAAGTGTTGGTCTGCATATAAAGATGCATCACCTCACCAACAGGGATTTTACTCTTTCTCTAATTCTAGTAGAATGCCTCTTGAATATTGGGGGAGAGGaaaggttttatttgtttaattcaATATCAGAAAGGGGTAGACTGgggggggcaaactttttggcccgagggccatatctgggtatggaaattgtatggcgggccatgaatgctcatgaaattgggggttggggtatgggaggggtgcgggctctggggtggggccagaaatgaggagttcagggtgtgggaggggactccgggctgggaccgaggggtttggagggcaggagggggatcaaggctggggcagggagttggggcgtgggagggagtTAAGG harbors:
- the SHANK2 gene encoding SH3 and multiple ankyrin repeat domains protein 2 isoform X4 is translated as MKSLLNALTKKEVPFREAPTYSNRRRRPQSTLAAPRVLLRSNSDNNLNINNIPDWSASSSASSHRSLSPHLLQQMQNNPNGTVKTVGSYTPSSRSRSPSLNRVGEDAKRQQHRHISAGYNPSANKDAIAALDYQGPKRKLYSAVPGRLFIVVKPYQPQGEGEIHLHKGDRVKVLSIGEGGFWEGSTRGLVGWFPADCVEEVQCKPNESRPETRTDRTKKLFRHYTVGSYDSFDALSDCIIEEKAVVLQKKDNEGFGFVLRGAKADTPIEEFTPTPAFPALQYLESVDEGGVAWQAGLRTGDFLIEVNSENVVKVGHRQVVNMIRQGGNHLVLKVVTVTRNLDPDDTARKKAPPPPKRAPTTALTLRSKSMTSELEELVDKASVRKKKDKVDEIVPVSKPSRITDNVTVDSRVATIKPRPSSRCFPSATDMNSMYDRQGIAVMPPTVPGTPQGLFLGIPRGTMRRQKSIGITEEERQFLAPPMLKFTRSLSMPDTSEDIPPPPQSLPPSPPPPSPSLYNSPKSPTSRSYGTIKPAFNQNSGSKVSSGRSEHMGTIMRDKGMYYRRELDRYSLDSEDLYSRNVALQANFRNKRGQMPENPYSEVGKIASKAVYVPAKPARRKGMLVKQSNVEDSPEKTCSIPIPTIIVKEPSTSSSGKSSQGSSMEIDPQSSEQPGQLRPDDNLNVSSPFAAAIAGAVRDREKRLEARRNSPAFLSTDLGDEDVGLMPPIPRMRQSKFTDEDVFSNEDSFRQLMSPSPIPAPRESENLFNSSEPSNESDARTLNSSSIKKVTENNMVATQTVNVSSSDNYVHPLTGKLLDPNSPLALALSARDRAMKEQTQQTPGKGETGKADLNKPLYIDTKLRSNNETTFPVTAAATRQNTRGPLRRQETENKYETDMGKEKKPEEKKNMLINIVDTSQQKSAGLLMVHTVDAAKSDDTLEDDEKRVEMEMNPDNSPSEMPEDSEEAESGLNVSATPEPPASPCKTIVAASSVDDPVILPFRIPPPPLASIDIDEEFIFTEPLPPPLEFANSFDIPDDRSAPGSALTDLLKQRKNGTPTSVSFNPNQSTNSLDSKKQVGLSNCLPASFLPPPESFDHVTDSGIEEVDSRSSSDHHLETTSTISTVSSISTLSSEGGENLDTCTVYADGQTFLVDKPPVPPKPKMKPIINKSNALYKDALIEETVDSFVIPPPAPPPPPIIAQPSTAKVLQQRTSKLWGDVTEVKSPILSGPKANVISELNSILQQMNREKSSKPGEGLESPTGTKTASLSTRSTEVMSSVSGTRSTTITFTVRPGTSQPITLQSRSPDYDSRTSGVRHAPSPVVSPTEISKDIMPAPLTAAASASSPSPTLSDVFSLPSQPPSGDLFGLNTGRSRSPSPSILQQPISNKPFTTKPVHLWTKPDVADWLESLNLGEHKETFMDNEIDGTHLPNLQKEDLIDLGVTRVGHRMNIERALKQLLDR